The region tcatcttcgTCATCACTTGACTCACTGATGTGAACTGTGATGGACCGACTCGTCACTGGAGTCCAGTCAAAATAGATTCCGAAGCCAATGTCGTAACCATCTGTGGCGAACTCCCAGCACACTTTCTTGGCCTCAGGGACAGTGGGGACATGAACCGTCATGATGTCGCCTCGGTACACCGTCACCACGCTGTCCTTCTCCGTTTTAAGCTTTGCCTTCAGCTCTTTCACTGCGGCAGATGTCCAAGTATTTGGGGGTTGCAAGGGCGGCATCTGGGCTGCCGTTGGAAGGAACAAACAGCGGTGAGTTCAAGGAGAGCGTGACAGCCGCTCTGAAAATTATCTATCCATCGTGGTAAATGAAAAATGAGATGTAGTATTTTAAACAAACGCTCCACGGTTCACTCCCCGTGAGTGACAGATTGAATAAAACTCAGTAATGACGGCGGACTCGGCAGGTCCTCACCTTTCATCTCAGCAGAGAGCTGACCACTCCCAGCACCGGTGTTCTCCTCGCCTCCATCCCCCAGGGCGAGCTCAGCAGGAGCCTCCTCATCACCCTcaaagtgcacacacacacacaccacagatATCATTTGGGGGAAATCAGATGCAACTTCAGAGGACTACTACTTGTTAACAGCCCAGAAACACACCTCACAAAGCTGTCCTGATCCGCTCTCATCCATATCCGTGCTGTTTTTGGACTGACTTATAAAGCTCTCTGAAAGATTTGTATTCTGAAGGCTGGAGAAAAGACAAGAtaacagaaaggaaaaacacaaaTCAGAGAGAGATAGGGGGGGCAGAActaggtagggttgccacctttcagaaatagaaataagggacgccccgatttcagcagtgcaggcgccaaaaaaagggacatccccaaaacttctaaactgcatagaaatgtatttattttaaatgaaaaaacaaaatgctttgatttaaagtgccttaatagcattggacttgcatgactgtacagacagccaaccatactagcaactgaaatagcctctgcttctatgctatgtatgtccacaacagccaagatgtagaatataacctacaggtgaaggtcggaacatcAGAATATGGTgtcaaaattaatttatttcaataattcaacttaaaaggtgaaactaatacaatacatagtctcattacatgcaaagtaaGATGTgctaaacctttatttgttataattttgatgattgaattgtttattgatttcataatatagagattttttatttgggggttttcatcaactgtgagcagtactcgagttgtaaaaaaacaatggtggattttatcatatggggacagataatttgtgctgattacaaataatataatatattacaaataatagcactgaccaaaacacctgcagaaatactgcaggaatgtcatagcagcagttaaatgcagccttctgtaagctttaaatatccactgtgcttacatcaaatacatcaaaacacaacaataaaaaaacagttttctgaacttatcaatatgattctgcccttcacaggataagtaaaatggatcactgtaaaaactcaaaatcttaacaagaatatttgtcttatttctagttaaaatgtctcattttagtaaaagaaaaatctcattacacttaaaacaagacttgtcactggaaaaacaattttcacctgtttcaagtagattttcacttaaaataagtagaaaaatctgcatgtggaacaagattttattgcttgtaatcctacttatttcaagtgaaaattgacttgaaaccggtgaaaattgtcaaataagttatttttctggtgatgactctaaatgttgaaatagcagtaataccaaaatcattgatgaaatgacgtaAGGgatggatggcagttttacaggggggatgattttgaccgtttttatttcagaggggatgccatcccccctcatcccccctcaactcgagtactgataaataaaggcttgaaatatctcactttgaatgtagtgggaaataatatatttgtttcacctttagttgaatttactacgaatgaagttttgcaaacattttccgaccttcacctgtatattatattatgacatcaataaataagagcataatacatgtcccgtattggttcaatacggaacttttaattcccaattacgtaacaattccttatttcaagggacggggtGTGCAAGCCTAGGACTAGGTTTTAAGATAGTGTCGGGTTTAAATGCAACAGGTTACCTGTCGGGCGGCGTGCTGCTGTCGCACTGCTGGGACGTGATCCcggggaaggaggaggaggacagggaTGACAGCCGGGACTGCAGAGAGGATGAAGCCTGTGGTCCCTCCATGGCTGCCAGGCTGTGTGCGTGGCTGGCACCAAACAGACCCCTCCCTCACAACCACACCTCCAGCCTGGAAACCACACAAACTACAAACCACAGCACAAGactgaagccgtggtgcagaagCACGGGCACATCTGTGCGTTTC is a window of Cololabis saira isolate AMF1-May2022 chromosome 16, fColSai1.1, whole genome shotgun sequence DNA encoding:
- the tmed8 gene encoding protein TMED8, whose amino-acid sequence is MEGPQASSSLQSRLSSLSSSSFPGITSQQCDSSTPPDSLQNTNLSESFISQSKNSTDMDESGSGQLCEGDEEAPAELALGDGGEENTGAGSGQLSAEMKAQMPPLQPPNTWTSAAVKELKAKLKTEKDSVVTVYRGDIMTVHVPTVPEAKKVCWEFATDGYDIGFGIYFDWTPVTSRSITVHISESSDDEDEEEELEGPVSNGDIEKGSKSQTNSNLAEILPVYRQDSHLSVQGGSHDFPGEGTYLLKFDNSYSLWRNKTLYYRVYYSA